The following are encoded together in the Brassica napus cultivar Da-Ae chromosome A9, Da-Ae, whole genome shotgun sequence genome:
- the BNAA09G26810D gene encoding uncharacterized protein BNAA09G26810D, whose product MSAIVCGSKRSVFEDLSSSPPLSKKLRRFSSSSSSLLLLPHLAALFPDMDTHILERAIEECGDDIDSAIRSLNQLRLDKSSESSLIQEEAKVEGGGSSGKEEVLNMDGNEWVELFVREMMNASDMKDAKDRASRALQALEKSINTRAGSDAAMQISLQQENLMLRQQLEAIVQENSLLKRAVVTQQKRQKETEDQSQELQRLRQMVTQYQEQLRTLEVNNYALTLHLKQAQQNNSSIPGRYNPDVF is encoded by the exons GTTCGAGGATTTGTCTTCTTCGCCTCCCCTCTCCAAGAAACTCCGTCGcttttcttcctcctcctcctcccttcTTCTCCTCCCTCACCTCGCCGCCCTTTTCCCCGACATGGATACTCAt ATTCTTGAGCGGGCAATCGAGGAATGTGGAGATGATATTGATTCCGCTATTAGATCTTTGAATCAGCTTCGTTTAGACAAGAGTTCAGAATCATCTCTAATCCAGGAAGAAGCAAAAGTTGAAGGAGGAGGATCGTCAGGGAAGGAGGAAGTCTTGAACATGGATGGTAACGAGTGGGTTGAGTTATTTGTAAGGGAGATGATGAATGCTTCTGACATGAAAGACGCCAAAGACCGTGCGTCAAGAGCATTACAAGCTTTGGAGAAGTCCATCAACACGCGTGCTGGTTCCGACGCAGCGATGCAGATCAGTCTACAACAGGAGAACTTGATGTTAAGGCAGCAGTTAGAAGCTATCGTCCAGGAGAACAGTTTGCTGAAACGAGCCGTGGTGACGCAACAGAAGCGGCAGAAGGAAACCGAAGATCAAAGCCAGGAGTTGCAGCGTTTGAGGCAGATGGTTACTCAATACCAGGAACAGCTGAGGACTCTCGAGGTGAATAATTATGCTCTAACGCTTCATTTGAAACAAGCGCAGCAGAACAATAGTTCCATCCCTGGTCGGTACAATCCAGACGTGTTCTAA
- the LOC106367393 gene encoding membrane protein PM19L-like, with protein MAGEQMKPVASLLLVLNFCMCVIVLGIGGWAMNRAIDRGFEIGPDFNLPAHFAPIYFPMGNAATGFFVTFALLAGVVGAASTISGLTHIRSWTVGSLPAAAMPATIAWTLTVLAMGFAWKEIEFQVRNAKLRTMEAFLIILSVTQLLYIAAVHGVKKPT; from the exons ATGGCGGGTGAGCAAATGAAGCCTGTTGCCTCTCTACTTCTTGTACTCAATTTCTGCATGTGTGTAATTGTTCTAGGGATTGGAGGATGGGCCATGAACCGAGCCATCGACCGTGGATTCGAAATTG GCCCTGATTTCAATCTTCCAGCACATTTCGCCCCAATTTATTTTCCGATGGGAAACGCAGCAACAGGATTCTTTGTGACATTCGCGTTGCTTGCGGGAGTAGTTGGTGCAGCTTCCACAATCTCTGGCCTTACACACATTCGTTCATGGACCGTGGGAAGCTTACCAGCTGCAGCCATGCCCGCAACTATTGCATGGACCCTCACAGTCCTTGCCATggg ATTCGCCTGGAAAGAAATTGAGTTTCAAGTGCGAAATGCAAAACTG AGAACCATGGAGGCGTTCTTGATCATACTCTCAGTCACACAGCTTCTTTACATCGCTGCTGTTCACGGCGTGAAGAAACCTACTTAA
- the BNAA09G26770D gene encoding uncharacterized protein BNAA09G26770D: MPPGAKKRKALKKKQQQESIGTSTNDKGSNGDILHGNDEHGSQDDRGSDSTLSSPGSQGNDEFGVTKDPSAEATSSGFVVKESAKEISDVERGTNDKNNVVEKPPTSSNENSTETFKNVASQDPCVKEIAPVVDSVSKVVISEKSEHAETSTHSHLVKQKSDGTSREVETVRESEAPVSSEEKRLLLPGPQPQAVRTSWLSCCGLFDAMTGSDR; this comes from the exons ATGCCTCCCGGTGCGAAGAAGAGAAAGGCGTTGAAGAAAAAGCAGCAACAGGAATCGATTGGAACAAGTACGAACGATAAGGGCTCCAATGGCGATATTCTCCACG GAAATGATGAACATGGAAGCCAAGATGATAGGGGAAGTGATAGCACTTTGAGCTCCCCTGGTTCTCAAGGGAATGATGAATTTGGTGTCACAAAAGATCCATCTGCTGAGGCTACATCATCCGGTTTTGTGGTGAAGGAGTCTGCTAAAGAGATATCAGATGTTGAAAGAGGAACAAATGATAAGAACAACGTTGTGGAGAAACCGCCCACTTCCTCTAACGAAAACAGTACTGAGACCTTCAAAAACGTAGCTTCTCAGGATCCTTGTGTTAAGGAGATTGCTCCTGTTGTCGATTCTGTCTCCAAAGTAGTGATTTCGGAAAAGAGTGAGCATGCTGAGACCTCAACACACTCACATTTGGTCAAACAGAAGTCTGATGGAACAAGCAGAGAAGTAGAGACTGTAAGAGAGTCTGAAGCTCCAGTATCCTCTGAGGAAAAG CGTCTTTTGTTGCCTGGTCCACAACCACAAGCCGTCCGAACTTCTTGGTTAAGTTGCTGCGGTTTGTTTGATGCTATGACAGGATCTGACAGATAA
- the LOC106363251 gene encoding auxin-responsive protein SAUR64, translated as MHSESYTTQLTNLFPFPIIRIFAIMMNTKKLLKMAKKWQQRAALHRKRISFQRSSTSTSSSTAVEKGCFVVYTADKTRFAFPLSYLSNSIFREILKISEEEFGLPSDGPITLPFDSVFLEYLIKMIELRMDGDTESALLMSISSARCSLPCSLQQLLVF; from the coding sequence ATGCATTCAGAGAGTTATACAACACAACTTACAAATCTCTTTCCCTTTCCGATCATAAGGATTTTCGCTATAATGATGAACACAAAGAAGCTACTCAAGATGGCCAAGAAATGGCAACAAAGAGCAGCCCTCCACAGGAAAAGAATCTCATTCCAAAGATCAAGTACATCTACTAGCAGCTCAACGGCTGTAGAAAAGGGTTGTTTTGTGGTCTACACGGCGGATAAAACCCGCTTTGCTTTTCCGCTAAGTTACCTGAGCAACTCTATTTTCCGAGAAATCTTAAAGATCTCTGAAGAAGAGTTTGGCCTCCCAAGCGATGGACCAATCACCTTGCCATTTGACTCGGTTTTCTTGGAATATCTGATCAAAATGATCGAACTACGAATGGATGGAGATACAGAAAGCGCTCTGTTAATGTCAATCTCTAGTGCTAGATGTTCTTTGCCATGCTCTCTACAACAACTGCTTGTATTTTAG